The Carassius auratus strain Wakin chromosome 40, ASM336829v1, whole genome shotgun sequence genome has a segment encoding these proteins:
- the LOC113058719 gene encoding lysophosphatidic acid receptor 6-like, with product MNSSTQYSCDWVCWVQSCVYIPILVLGFPLILAALWQLVFCVRQWSESTVYLCNLIINDGMLILSLPFKIHAYKRVWTLGKTFCSLLESLLYVNIYGSIMLSVCIAVDRFVALQFPFAARRLRSPRKAMLVCLALWILIFACSIPIFTLHDVEQDNENFFCFQDFSNQTWTKSWILATMETVFCCSAVVMVFCSVRVVQILHNLRKRNPGDSKLRNNKSMKIVLSNLVVFLTCFIPYHISAPIYFHAKTGMWLNHIDNLRYFVHITICISNVNILADGACYYFILKENLESAKRERRMAIRIRETRIRSSKSITFGEMHTVMSKATKTMELCVDTGFT from the coding sequence ACAGCTGTGATTGGGTGTGTTGGGTCCAGAGCTGTGTATATATACCCATCCTGGTTTTGGGTTTCCCTCTGATCCTGGCCGCTCTGTGGCAGTTGGTCTTCTGCGTTCGACAGTGGAGTGAATCCACGGTTTACCTCTGCAACCTGATCATCAACGACGGCATGCTGATTCTGTCCCTGCCCTTTAAAATACATGCATACAAGAGGGTTTGGACCCTAGGCAAGACTTTCTGCTCCCTGCTGGAGAGCCTGCTCTATGTCAACATCTATGGCAGCATCATGCTGAGTGTGTGCATCGCAGTCGACCGATTCGTCGCTCTACAGTTTCCATTCGCTGCACGCCGTCTGCGATCTCCACGCAAGGCGATGCTCGTGTGCCTAGCCTTGTGGATACTGATCTTTGCATGCAGCATCCCCATCTTCACACTTCACGATGTTGAACAAGATAACGAAAATTTTTTTTGCTTCCAGGACTTCTCCAATCAAACATGGACGAAAAGTTGGATTCTGGCGACTATGGAGACGGTGTTTTGCTGCAGCGCTGTGGTGATGGTGTTCTGTTCAGTGCGCGTGGTGCAAATCCTGCACAATCTGAGAAAGCGCAACCCTGGAGATTCAAAACTGCGCAACAACAAGAGCATGAAGATCGTTCTCAGCAACCTGGTGGTCTTCCTCACATGCTTCATTCCTTACCACATATCGGCGCCCATATACTTCCATGCAAAGACAGGCATGTGGCTGAACCACATCGATAATCTACGCTACTTTGTTCACATAACCATATGTATTAGCAACGTGAACATCTTAGCAGATGGCGCATGTTACTATTTCATCCTCAAAGAGAACCTGGAATCCGCAAAGCGTGAGAGGAGAATGGCTATACGCATCAGAGAGACACGAATTCGAAGCTCAAAGAGTATAACGTTTGGAGAAATGCATACTGTTATGTCCAAAGCCACTAAAACTATGGAACTATGTGTGGACACTGGTTTTACATAA